The DNA region CCTGGTCCAGAATATTGGAACATAAATAGTGGATAAGTTTTAGAACTATCAAAATTTGCTGGTTTGATCATCCACATATTTAAATCGTTACCATTTACATTAATAGTAGAAAATTCTTTTTTTGAAATTTGATAATCTTTAAGTTGCTCTTTTAAATCCTTATTATCTTTAATAACCTTTAAAGTTTCTCCTTTTTTAGATTCATTTAAAGTATAAAGATATGGTGTGTCAGAGCTTGAATAAGTATTTATAAAAAAGGTGAAATCTGCACTAAAATCTGCATTGTTTGTTCCTGTTTTATCTGTTAATCTTTGCTTTTTAGTTCCGTTTAATTTTATAGCATAAACATCTCGGTTAATACTTCCGTTTTCTACAGATTGGTAAAAAATTCTATCGGTTTTTTCATCGTAACCATAGTAGCTAGTTACTTCCCAATTTCCTTTAGTAACTTGATTAATTAACTTTCCGTTTTTGTCGTAGTGATAAATGTGGTTATAACCATCTTTTTCGCTAGTCCAAATAAAACTATCATCGTCTAAAAAGGTAAGATCAAAAGTAACATCTATGTAAGCTTTATCATTTTCTGCAACAACAATATTTGCTTCTTTTGTGCTAGCATTTACAAACCAAAGATCTAATTGGTTTTGATGACGATTCATAAATTGAGCACTTAGAACATCTGGATCATTGGTCCATTTAATTCTTGGAATATAAAAATCTTCATAGTTTTTAGACACTTTTACAACTTCTGCAGAATTTGTTTTTAAATCGTAAATGTGTAATGATACTTTAGAGTTTTTCTCACCTGCTTTTGGGTATTTAAAAACTGTTTGTGTTTGATATAAATCTTGACCATAAACATCCATAGAAAATTCTGGAACATCCGTCTCATCAAATTTAATAAATGCAATTTTGTTGCTATCTGCATTCCAATCAAAAGCACGAACAAAACTAAACTCTTCTTCGTATACCCAATCTGTAATTCCGTTTATAATTTTATTTTTAACACCATCTGTTGTAATCTGGCTAATTTTTCCAGAGTTTAAATCTTTTACAAATAGATTATTATTTAATCCAAATGCTATTTTGGTTCCATCTGGAGAAAATGTTGGTTCTTGAATTTTATCTTCTGTCACTAAAGTTGTTTCTCCTGTTTTTGTATTAAACACATAGTATTTTCCTAAAGAAGATCTTCTAAAAATAGCTTCTTCTTCTGTAGCTAATAAAACTTGAGATTCGTCCTTACTAAACGTGTAATCTGTAAAATAGGGAATTTGTTCTATATCTGCCGAGCTAACTAAAGTTTTTGTTTTCTCTAATGTTTTATAATCAAATATATCTATGGTAGTTGCGCGGTTTGCTCTGTCAAAATTTAATACAGAATATTGTTTACCGTTGTTTAAAGAGTGTAATGCTTGTAACCCATCGGTTCTAAAAGTTCCGTTCCAAATTTCTTCTAATGTAATTTGCTTGTTTTGAGCGGTTAAAGTTGAAGTTATTAAAACCGTAAATAGGGATAAAATTCTAAGTAATTTCATTTAAAATTAAATATTTAATAATAGGATGTCAAGTTTACTAAAAAATAGCCAAAAAACCGTAAATATTAACAGTTAAATAGGCATAATTTAAAATAGCTAATAAATTTAAAAGCTTAATCTTATCTTTGCAGTTCTTAAAATAAGTTATAGATGGCAACAATTGTTTCTGGATTTTCAAAATTATCTAAAGAACAAAAGGTAGATTGGTTAGTAAACAATCATTTTTCTAATGCAACAAACGCAAAACAAACTCTAACTCAGTATTGGAATGAAGATGAAAAACTTCAGCAATTACACGACGAGTTTATAGAAAATACAATCACTAATTATTATTTACCATTTGGCGTTGCTCCAAACTTTGTTATAAACGACAAAGTTTACACAATTCCTATGACTATTGAAGAAAGCTCGGTAGTAGCTGCTGCTAGTAAAGCTGCCAAGTTCTGGCAATCTCGTGGTGGATTTAAAACCCAAGTTATTAGTACTACAAAAATTGGTCAAGTACATTTTATGTTTGAAGGCGAAAAAGACCAGCTTTTTTCTTTTTTTGATCACATAAAACCTAAGCTAATCCAAGACGCTAAACCAATAACTAAAAACATGGAAAAGCGTGGCGGAGGAATTTTAGACATTAAATTAATAGACAAAACAGTAGATTTAGATCATTACTACCAATTGCACGCTACTTTTGAAACTTTAGACGCAATGGGAGCAAATTTTATAAATTCTTGTTTAGAACAATTTGCAAAAACTTTTAAAGCTGAAGCTGAAAAGCAACAATTAGTACCTGTTGAAATTATTATGAGCATACTGTCTAACTACGTTCCAGAATGTTTAGTTAGAGCCGAAGTAAGCTGTAAAGTTGAAGAATTAGCCGAAAAAGATATTAACCCAAATACGTTTGCCGAAAAGTTTGTACAAGCCGTAAAAATTGCCGAAATCGAACCTTACAGAGCTGTCACACACAACAAAGGTGTGATGAACGGTATAGATGCAGTAATTTTAGCTACTGGTAACGATTTTAGAGCTGTAGAAGCTGGTGTGCATGCATATGCATCAAAAGATGGTAAATACTCTAGTTTAACACATGCTAAAATAGAAAATGGAATATTTAGCTTTTGGATTGAAATTCCTTTAGCTTTAGGAACTGTTGGTGGATTAACAAGTTTACATCCTTTAGTAAAATTGGCACTTAAACAATTGGATAATCCTACTGCAAAAGAACTTATGCAAATTGTTGCTGTTGCTGGATTAGCTCAAAACTTTGCTGCGTTAAGAAGTTTAACAACTACAGGTATACAAGAAGGACACATGAAAATGCATTTAATGAATATCTTAAATCAATATGAAGCGACTACAAAAGAAAAAGAAATTATAATTAATCACTTTAAACAAAACACCGTTTCGCACAGTGCAGTTGTAGAACAAATAGAAAAACTAAGAGCATAAATGCAAAATTATAATAGTCATGGTAAACTATTGCTAACAGCAGAATACGTTGTCTTAGATGGCGCAAAAGCGCTAGCTATTCCTACCACTTTTGGTCAATCACTTAAAGTGGAAAAAACAGAACGTAATAGTATTATCTGGGAAAGCTTTGACCATGACAACAAATCCTGGTTTAATGCTACTTTTTTTGTTGATAATGAAAGTTTTTTAGTTGAAAAAACTTCAAATCCAGAAGTATCTGATAGATTGCTACAAATTTTTGAAGCTGTAAAACAACTGAATCCTTCATTTTTAAAAACTACAGGTTATACAATTTCTACAAGACTAGAATTCCCTAAAAATTGGGGCTTAGGCACATCTTCTACTTTAATAAATAATATTGCGAATTGGGCAAAAGTAGATGCTTACAAATTATTAGAATTAACTTTTGGCGGAAGTGGTTACGATATTGCCTGCGCACAACATGATAATCCATTAACCTACCAATTAACTGATAAACAAAGACTTATTAAAACCGTAAACTTTAATCCAAGTTTTAAAGACAACTTATATTTTGTTTATTTAAATAAGAAACAAAATAGCCGAGATGGTATTGCGCATTACAAAGCTAATAGAACGAATTTAGACGAAACTATAATCGGTATTAATCATATTACCAATCAAATTATTAATTGTGAAACTTTAGACAATTTTGAATCACTACTAACAGCACATGAGCAATTAATAGCTAAAGTCACTAACCAAACTCCAAAAAAAGACCAATTTTTTAAAGACTTTAAAGGTAGCATCAAAAGTCTTGGCGCTTGGGGCGGAGATTTTATATTAGTTGCATCAAAGTCAAATCCTACAGATTATTTTAACAGTAAAGGGTTAAGTACTATCATAGCTTATAAGGATATGATTATATAAACAATTCTCCTTATTATAAATTTTCTATAACCTTTATAAAATAAAAAAAGCCTCTTGTTTTTCAAGAGGCTTTTTTATTTTATTATTTAAAGATAATTACTGAACTGTTTTAGCACGGTTATCTTCAATTTCTGCAGTGTCTTTTAAAGCATTGTATAATCTACTTTGTACAGAAGTTAACTTTTGAGTACTTACTTGATTAGCAAAAGGCTGGTAGTTTTCTAATTCTACAGCTGGTGTCTTTTTAGTAGTTTGAACCATAAATACACCTGTATTACCTTTAATTAATCCAGAAGTTTGTCCTTCTTCTAATCCAAATGCAGTACCTACAACCATTGGCTCTTTACCTGCTCCAGCAATTGTTGGGTTTTTCATATTAATCGCTGAAGACGATCTTACATTTTGGTTTTCAGATTTAGCAAAATCCTCTAATGTAGATGCATTAACACGATCCATTATCATTTTTGCTTTTTTGTTTTTTCTAATTTCTGGTAATGCTGTTACAGAAGCATCTTCAACACTCATTAAACCTGCTTCAGATTTAGATGTTAATTGCGCTATAACTATACCTCCAGAAACAGGAAAACGTTTGTAATCTCCAACATCTGTACCTTCTTCAAAAGCCCATCTTACAATTTGTCTTTGATTACCAATTCCTGGTATACTTTCGTCTAATTCTTTTGCTGTCATAGGACGCACATCGTAATTAGATGCTTTTGCTACTTCTGCAAAGTTTTGGTTTTCTAAAGCTACTTCAAAAGTAGAAGCGTCTCTAAAAATCTTATCATTAGTTTCTTCAGAAGGTTCAATTTTTCTAGCTATTGTTGCTACTTTTACCATATCTGAAGATCCTTTTTGACCTTCTACTTCCATGATATGTAAACCATAAGTGGTTTCTACAACTCCTAAATCTCCAGTTTTACCTTCAAAAGCAAAGTCTCTAAATTCTGGAACCATTCTATCATAAGCAAACCAATCGTATCTTCCTTCGTTTTCTACACTTCCTTGATCTGAAGAATAATCTGTAACAAACTGAGAGAATTTTGATTTATCAGATTTTAACACTGCTAATAAGCTATCTGCAAATGCAACAGCTTCTTCTTTTGTTCTTGCATCTTCTGGTGCTCTTGCTGCACCTACAAATGGTATTAAAATGTGTCTAGTTTTTGCAGAATCTGGTAACGTTGTTCTTCCAACTAACTTAGATAATTTATAGTAGTTACCTTCTTTGTAAGGTCCATAAATAAATCCAATTTCTTTGTTAAAAATCGTATCTGCTAATGTTTCTGGTAATGCAGACTTCTTTAAAAATCTGTCGTTAAATTTAATATCATCAGAATTAGCGTTTACAAAATCTGCTACATCTGTTGTGTTTTTAAAACCAATTTCTGTACGTTTTTTGTTTTCAGCAGTTTCATCATAAACTTCATTATCATTGATTAACTTCTTTAAGTCTTCTTGAATTTTCGTTTCGTCTTCTGCAGAAGCTACTTCTTTAAAAAACACATATTGAAAACTTCTACTAGCTTCTGTTTGATAAGACTGTTTGTTTTTAGAAATATAGTCTTTAATTTCTGATTTAGACACTGTAATTGTACTATCTGCAATAGAGCTAAATGGTACTTGTACATACTTAATATCTACTTTATCATTTTCTAATTTATGCTCTAATTCGCCTTCTGCTAACGTAGCAGTTGCACCAGCTTTTACCATATTAAAGTAGTCTGATTGTAAAGCACCAACAGCTAATTGTTGTTCGTAATTTACCCAGTTTTGGTAAGCTTGAGAAGATGTAGATTTTAAATTATCTATGTAAACTTTTAATTTAGACTCGTCAAAAACGCCAGCTTCGTTTAAAAATTCTGGACTAGTAGAAAGTGCATTTTTTAAAATGTCTCTCATCTGGTCTGTCTCTATAGATAATCCTAATTTATCAAATTGTCCTTCCATTACTGCTTCTCTTACTTTTGCATCAAAAACACGATTCATAACTTGAGAAGAAGTTGCATTTGGTCCCATTTGCTGTTGTTGTTGCTCTACAAGTGTCATAAACTCTACTCTGCTTATGTCTTTACCGTTAATAGTTGCAACAACGTCTGGTGATTTACCGAATAAAACGTCTTTGTTATCAAATAAACTTGATAAGATAAATGCGAATAAAGCCAGCGCAATAACTAATATTAATACTACTGTCTTTTGTCTTATTTTATTTAAAATTGCCATTTTTTATGATAAATTTTATGAAATATAGTGGGCGAAAATACCATTTTCTATTCAATAATAAAAGTACTTTTTATAATAAATCCTTAATAATTAGAACTTATATTATTTTGTCTGATTTAAAAGGAATTAAGGCTAGTCTTGGTCTTTAATTTTTAAGGCGACTAAATCTATTTTTGTATTAGAAGCTTCTAAGATTTTAAATTCAAAACTGTCTATGGTTACAATCTCGTCTTGTTGCGGAATTTCTTCTGTAAAATCTACAATTAAACCACCTAAAGTTTCGTAGTTTTCGCCTTCAGGTAAATCTATTTTGTAAGTTTCATTTATATAGTCTACTTCTAATCTTGCAGAAAAAATATAGTTGTCGCTATCTTTTTGTTCTTCTATTAAATCTACACTATCGTGCTCATCTTCGATTTCTCCAAATAACTCTTCAACTATGTCTTCTACAGTCATTATTCCAGATGTTCCTCCATATTCATCTACTACAACAGCAATACTTTTTCGTTTTTTTATTAGTACATTTAGTATGTCTTTAATTAGCATAGTTTCTGGAACCAACTCTACTGGCATAATCATAGAGCCTATATTTTTTGGTTTTTTAAACAAGTCGAAAGAATGAACGTAACCTAAAATTTCGTCTATAGTTTCTTTATAAATTAATATTTTAGAATAGCCTGTTTCTGTAAACAATTTACTTAAATCGTCTACAGAATCGTGTAACTCTAGTGCAGTAATCTCTGTACGTGGCACCATGACTTCTCTTGCTTTTACTTCTGAAAACTCTAAAGCGTTTTGAAAAATCTGGATTTCGGTATCTATATCTTCATGCTCTTCTACACTTTCCATTTGCTCACTAATATAGTTTCCTAACTCTACTTTTGTAAAGGCTAATTGTACTTGATCGCCTTCTGTTTTAAAAAACTTTTTTAATACTACATCACTAATCCAAATAACAAAATCTGATATAAATGTGAATAGTAAATAGAACAAATAAGCCGGAAAGGCTAATATTTTTAGCAATGAATTTGCGTAAATCTGAAAGAAAACTTTTGGTAAAAATTCGGCAGTAAATAATATTATTAATGTTGAAATTATGGTTTGGGTTAATAGCTCTAGATCTGTAAGCATGTAAGTTACAAAAGGATTATCTATCGAAATAGAACTTTTCAACCATTCATCCCATAATTCCCCCATACGCAAACCATAAATCACCAATGCTATATTGTTACCAATTAACATTGTGGCTATAAATTTTGATGGTTTTGCAGTTATTTTAGTGAGTATATTGGCTAAAAAACCGTCTTGTTTTTTTTCTATTTCTATATGTATCTTATTAGAGGACACATAGGCAATTTCCATACCCGAGAAAAATGCAGATAGCAGTAACGAACAAATAATTATTATTATTGACGTAACCATTATCTGTTTTTATCAAATTTGTTATTAAATTTTCTTCTGAAGAAAAACATAAAAACAGCTAATACACCTAATAACAAAGAGGCATAAGCACGAGATTCTCCCCAATTTGTTATCGCATCGTACAGAAATAACAATGCGAATACAAGATAGGCAAACTGAAATATTTTAAATAATTTCATCTAACAAGTTATAATTTAATGTAAATATAGTAAAAAAGTAAAAGGCGATTGGCTATTCTGTAACAGCAAATTGTCCTGTTACGCCTAAGACTTCGGCTTTTGTAAAATCTCTATCAGAGTCAAAACCTTCTCCATTAGTCACATAGTCTTTAGATCTAAAAGTAACCGGTAGATTAGTAAATAACCATTGTTTAGTTTGATCGTAATATAATTGATCTGCATATAGTGTATCCAACTCTGGAGTTGCTGCAATAACGTTTCCTCTTAAATCGATTAAATCTGTATCGTTATATACTATTGCATAATCTGAAATTATGGTAGTTTGCTGGTTTTGTTTATCGTAAAGATAAAGTACCATTCCGTCAGGAAATTCGCTGTAAGAAAAACTAAGATTACTATAATCGTACATTTTAGGACTAACTAGATTGGCTGCTAATCTACCAGAATCTGTATATTTTACATTTATACTATCTGATATTCCTACAGGCTCGTTGTCTGATAAATTTAACTTTTTTACATCGTCTAACTTACCCTTACAACTAAAAAACAAGGTCATAGCAAAAGCTATGACCGAGTTTATGATAATATGTATATTGCTTTTTTGCATTATAATTTAGGCACTGAAACGCTTCTACCTATCCAACATCCAATATTAATTGTTTTTCCTGCCATATCTTTATTAAAGATTTCTGACTTTGTTGGTGCTAATGCGTTATATCTAGACGCTGCACTAGAGTTTCCTGCTTTATTAGCTTCTTGAGCTGCTAACCAGAATACTGCTCTTTTATTAAAGCTATCTGTACCACAATTGTTTGCACTTTTTGCATACATTTCTGCAATATGCATATGTGGGTTTTTGTTAGATGGGTTTAATTTTAAAGCTTCTGTAAAATATTGTCTAGCTTGCCCAAAACTTCCTTTTTTCTTTAATCCTAAAGCAATCTTGTAAACTAACTTAGATTTTTTAAATGGATCTGTTTGTAAACTTATTGCTTGATCTAAGTACTTTTGCTCTCCTGTTTTTAAGTATAAGTAGTAAGCTGTATCTGCATCTGGAGATAATTCGTACTTTCTGTCTACTATTTTAATAAATAAAGGATCGTCTGTACACTCTTTCTGGAACATTTTATTTAATGCTCTTTGTAACCAAACTGAGTTATCTTTATTTGCCTCAAAGTTTTTAGTATATAAAGGGATTAAGTTTGAACAGTTTGCTCTATCTCCTAATTCTTTATCTACACCAGCAGTTACTTTATCAAAAGCATCAATCATCTGTCCGTGATATTTTTTATACTTAGCATCTCTTGCAGATAAAGCTGTTCCAGCTTCTTCTTTTGCTAAATACTTATTTAATTGGATTGAGTTATACTCTACTTCATCTTCAATTTTTTCTACAACATCATCATACTTATCAAATAATTCTTGATCTGTTTTTTGACCTGCATCATAAAGATCTACCATTAATTTAAAGTAAACATATAATCCTTTTGTGCTTTTAAAGTTTTCTTTATCTGTTTTGTAAGCGTTATCAAAACAATCATATAGTTGTTGAGAATTTAAACCTAAAACATCTTTATTATCGTACTTTAATAAACAAGCATCTACCATTACATCTCCTACCTTTGTTTTACTAGGAAAATATTGTGCTCTATCATTCCAAAGCTCTGTTAACTCAATTATATAAGTTTTTTTATCTGCTTTAGTTTCGATAAAATTTTCTAATATTTTTTCTCCGTATTGGTATATCGCTAAATTATATTTTGGACAATTTTCTCTTAGCCATTTATAAGGCTCATAAGCAGAATCAAAACTACCTGCTTTTGCTGCTTCTGCCATTAATGACAGTTTTGTACCGCATTCTTGCTCGTTTTGAGCAAATCCTAAACTTAACCCAAAGAACAAAGCGATGATTAATGTAATCTTAGTTTTCATAATCTTTAATATTTATCTTGTTTTAATCGTATTTTCTTTTTTGGAACCATCTGTCATTTAGCGATAGACTAATGTTAATATTAACAAAGTTTTCTTTAACTAAATTAGCATCTGTTGTTCCTCGTTTTCCAAACTCTAAACCTATATTAGCATTAGAGAATGGGTTTCTTGGTGTTCCAACTGGTAATCCTACTCCAAAAGACATGCCAAACTCTTTTATACTTTGATCATTAATGTTTAAACCTGTATTCTCAAAGCGCAATCCTGCTCTATAAACTGTTCTTTTCCAGTAATTTGAAAACGAATTATACTCAGGAATATAAAATCCACCAATAGATATTTTTGAAGCATCTTCAAAAGTAGTACCTGTATTATCGTATAATGGGTTATTGAAGTTACTTGTTTTTTGCGCACTATACTCTAGACCTGCAAACCATTTACGTGGCTCTCCTATACCTGCGCCAACGCTATATTTAGATGGTAAAATTAATGTTGTTTCATCAAGACCGTTACTTGCTAAATCTGCCTCAATTGCATTAACTTCTCCTTCTGCTCCTGTACTATAATCTAACACAATTGTAGAGAATGTTCTTTCATTTTTAGAGACTAAATTTGCTTGAGGCGAATACGTTAACGAACCTTGAAATTCTAATTTATCTGTGAATAGTTTTTTGTAATGCAATCCAAAGTTCCAATTTAAACCACTTAAATCTGACCTATTATATTCTTTGGCTTGGTAAGATAATATTCCTCCTTCTGTATTATAGGCAAACTCTATCGCGCTATTCTCTATCTTTCCAAAATTATAATCTGCATTTACTCCAACACTAAGAGCGTTTGAAATTTGATAACCTGCAGATAAAAACACTTTATTTATACCTCCTTCTCCTTCGTATCTATTTGCAGGATTTCCTGAAGCGTTTGTAGTTTCTAACTTATATCCAACAGTACTATATGGTAATAAACCAAATCCAAAACCTAATTTTCCTACTGGTACTGATAAAGCCAAATAATCAAAAGACGTAGTAGTTGAATTATCCGAACTTGACTGAGATTTTAAAGAAGATGTATTATGACTTCCTCCTACAGTATATTTTACTGGATGACTTTCATTAGCAAAAGTTGCTATATTATTGTCTCCGTATGTAGCAGGATTTGCAAAATTAATATGGATACTGTCTTTATATACAGACATTCCTCCCATACTTCTATTCTCTACAGATCCTTTAAATTTTAAACTTCCTATTCCATAAAAAGAATAAGGCGATCCGCCTCCTTGTTGCGCATTACTTTGAATTGCTACTAAAGCAATAAAAACTATTAAAAGTTTTTTAATCATTCGTTTATATTGTTGTATAAAATAAAATTTAAGCCTTCCAGCAAGAAATTTGAGTTGGCAAATATGCTACTTTTTAATTGTTTAGACAAAAAATAAGTATCTCCTCCTGTTAAAATTATTGTTAAATCGGTATATTTTTCTGAATATTCTTGAATAACACCATCTATTTCTTTAACAATTCCATTAATTACTCCACTATGAATTGAATTTGAAGTAGAATCTCCAATTAAAAATTGCGGCACTTCTGTTTCTAATAACGGTAATTTTGCTGTTTGATTATGTAATGCTTTATATCGCATTCTAATTCCTGGTGAAATAGCACCACCTAAATATTCATTTTTATCATTTATAAAATCAAACGTAACACAAGTACCAGCATCTATCACCAATACATTTTTATCTTTATATAAGTTTACTGATGCTGCTACTAAAGCAATTCTATCTATACCTAAAGTTTTAGGTGTAGAATACAAATTTTTAAATGGAATTTTAGTGTTATGATCTAAAACAAGAACACTATAATTTTCTTTCAAAAATTTTAATCCTGATTCTAAAAAATTATTGACTGAAGAAATTATAGCATGCGATATAACGTCATATTTAGATTTAATATCATTTAACTTAACAATCAAGTCTTCTTCGGTAACTACTATTTTTTCAACTAAAGTTAATTCACTAAAAACAGCTAGTTTAATATAGGTATTACCTACATCTACGATTAAATTCATCTTTAAAAATAAAGTGCTAAAAATACAAAACGCATTCAATTATTTTCTTAATTAATTTATAATATTGAAACAGAACGCCTTATAACCATTAAACTAGAATAAAATAAATAGATTTATAATTTTTATTAAAATTGTTTTGTCAATATTAAAAATGAACATATATTTGCATCCGCAATAATGCAACTGGTGCCTTAGCTCAGTTGGTAGAGCAAAGGACTGAAAATCCTTGTGTCCCTGGTTCGATTCCTGGAGGCACCACCACTAAAAACCCGAACAAATTGTTCGGGTTTTTTGGTTTTTGACAATTTATTTTCCAAAATTGTAATAAGTATTTATTTTTTTCGACATAAAACTGTAATTTCACTTTTTACGTAACTATTTTAAACACTAACTATGTCAAAAACCTATTATGATCCTGCCGATTTAAGAAAATTTGGAAAAATCTCTGAATGGAATGAAGTGCTTGGCGCCAAATTTTTTGATTATTACAATTCTGTTTTTCAAGAAGGTGCACTTACTGAAAGAGAAAAATCTTTAATCGCTTTAGCTGTTGCTCACACGATTCAATGTCCTTACTGCATAGATGCTTATACTGGCGACGGATTACAACGCGGGATTACAAAAGAAGAAATGATGGAAGCATTACATGTTGCAGGCGCAATTCGTGGCGGTGCATCTTTAGTGCATGGTGTACAAATGATGAATAAAGTAAATAAATTAGAAGGTTAATTTATGTCTAAAAAAAAATTAAAAAACCAATCTTTACAAAAACGTGAAAGTGAATTAGCTAAAACCAACAAACAGCTAGAAATTTTGTCTAATGGCATTTTTGCTAATGGCGAATTACCTACTTTTAAAGATAAAATTGCCGAAAGCAATCAATTTCCTCTTAAACCAAAACCTTTAGAAATCTTACAAATTAATGTAGGGTATATGTGCAATCAAGTTTGTGAGCATTGCCATGTAGACGCAGGACCAGATCGAAAAGAAATTATGACTAAAGAAACTATGCAGCAATGCTTAGATGTGATAAAAACAACTGGTGCTCATACTTTGGATTTAACTGGTGGTGCACCAGAAATGAATCCTAATTTTAGATGGTTTGTAGAAGAAGCTGCCAAAGCAGGAATTAAAGATTTTATTGTTCGCTCTAACTTAACTATTATTCGAGCTAATAAAAAATATCACGATTTGCCAGAATTCTTTAAAAAACACAATGTACATGTAGTATCGTCAATGCCACATTGGACAAGAGGAAAAACAGACAAGCAACGTGGCGAAGGTGTTTTTGACCAATCTATACAAGCATTAAAAG from Mesoflavibacter profundi includes:
- a CDS encoding hemolysin family protein; its protein translation is MVTSIIIIICSLLLSAFFSGMEIAYVSSNKIHIEIEKKQDGFLANILTKITAKPSKFIATMLIGNNIALVIYGLRMGELWDEWLKSSISIDNPFVTYMLTDLELLTQTIISTLIILFTAEFLPKVFFQIYANSLLKILAFPAYLFYLLFTFISDFVIWISDVVLKKFFKTEGDQVQLAFTKVELGNYISEQMESVEEHEDIDTEIQIFQNALEFSEVKAREVMVPRTEITALELHDSVDDLSKLFTETGYSKILIYKETIDEILGYVHSFDLFKKPKNIGSMIMPVELVPETMLIKDILNVLIKKRKSIAVVVDEYGGTSGIMTVEDIVEELFGEIEDEHDSVDLIEEQKDSDNYIFSARLEVDYINETYKIDLPEGENYETLGGLIVDFTEEIPQQDEIVTIDSFEFKILEASNTKIDLVALKIKDQD
- a CDS encoding S9 family peptidase, whose product is MKLLRILSLFTVLITSTLTAQNKQITLEEIWNGTFRTDGLQALHSLNNGKQYSVLNFDRANRATTIDIFDYKTLEKTKTLVSSADIEQIPYFTDYTFSKDESQVLLATEEEAIFRRSSLGKYYVFNTKTGETTLVTEDKIQEPTFSPDGTKIAFGLNNNLFVKDLNSGKISQITTDGVKNKIINGITDWVYEEEFSFVRAFDWNADSNKIAFIKFDETDVPEFSMDVYGQDLYQTQTVFKYPKAGEKNSKVSLHIYDLKTNSAEVVKVSKNYEDFYIPRIKWTNDPDVLSAQFMNRHQNQLDLWFVNASTKEANIVVAENDKAYIDVTFDLTFLDDDSFIWTSEKDGYNHIYHYDKNGKLINQVTKGNWEVTSYYGYDEKTDRIFYQSVENGSINRDVYAIKLNGTKKQRLTDKTGTNNADFSADFTFFINTYSSSDTPYLYTLNESKKGETLKVIKDNKDLKEQLKDYQISKKEFSTINVNGNDLNMWMIKPANFDSSKTYPLFMFQYSGPGSQQVANRWNSANDYWYQMLAQQGYIVACVDGRGTGLKGADFKKVTQKELGKYEVEDQIEAAKLLGQRNYIDASRIGIWGWSYGGFMSSNALLKGNDVFKMAIAVAPVTSWRFYDSIYTERYMTTPQENPTGYDDNSPINHVEKLKGDYLLIHGTGDDNVHVQNTMRMVEALVQANKQFEWMIYPDKNHGIYGGNTRLHLYTKMTNFINRTLGDKL
- a CDS encoding GYDIA family GHMP kinase, which encodes MQNYNSHGKLLLTAEYVVLDGAKALAIPTTFGQSLKVEKTERNSIIWESFDHDNKSWFNATFFVDNESFLVEKTSNPEVSDRLLQIFEAVKQLNPSFLKTTGYTISTRLEFPKNWGLGTSSTLINNIANWAKVDAYKLLELTFGGSGYDIACAQHDNPLTYQLTDKQRLIKTVNFNPSFKDNLYFVYLNKKQNSRDGIAHYKANRTNLDETIIGINHITNQIINCETLDNFESLLTAHEQLIAKVTNQTPKKDQFFKDFKGSIKSLGAWGGDFILVASKSNPTDYFNSKGLSTIIAYKDMII
- a CDS encoding hydroxymethylglutaryl-CoA reductase, degradative, which produces MATIVSGFSKLSKEQKVDWLVNNHFSNATNAKQTLTQYWNEDEKLQQLHDEFIENTITNYYLPFGVAPNFVINDKVYTIPMTIEESSVVAAASKAAKFWQSRGGFKTQVISTTKIGQVHFMFEGEKDQLFSFFDHIKPKLIQDAKPITKNMEKRGGGILDIKLIDKTVDLDHYYQLHATFETLDAMGANFINSCLEQFAKTFKAEAEKQQLVPVEIIMSILSNYVPECLVRAEVSCKVEELAEKDINPNTFAEKFVQAVKIAEIEPYRAVTHNKGVMNGIDAVILATGNDFRAVEAGVHAYASKDGKYSSLTHAKIENGIFSFWIEIPLALGTVGGLTSLHPLVKLALKQLDNPTAKELMQIVAVAGLAQNFAALRSLTTTGIQEGHMKMHLMNILNQYEATTKEKEIIINHFKQNTVSHSAVVEQIEKLRA
- the lptC gene encoding LPS export ABC transporter periplasmic protein LptC: MQKSNIHIIINSVIAFAMTLFFSCKGKLDDVKKLNLSDNEPVGISDSINVKYTDSGRLAANLVSPKMYDYSNLSFSYSEFPDGMVLYLYDKQNQQTTIISDYAIVYNDTDLIDLRGNVIAATPELDTLYADQLYYDQTKQWLFTNLPVTFRSKDYVTNGEGFDSDRDFTKAEVLGVTGQFAVTE
- a CDS encoding peptidylprolyl isomerase, which gives rise to MAILNKIRQKTVVLILVIALALFAFILSSLFDNKDVLFGKSPDVVATINGKDISRVEFMTLVEQQQQQMGPNATSSQVMNRVFDAKVREAVMEGQFDKLGLSIETDQMRDILKNALSTSPEFLNEAGVFDESKLKVYIDNLKSTSSQAYQNWVNYEQQLAVGALQSDYFNMVKAGATATLAEGELEHKLENDKVDIKYVQVPFSSIADSTITVSKSEIKDYISKNKQSYQTEASRSFQYVFFKEVASAEDETKIQEDLKKLINDNEVYDETAENKKRTEIGFKNTTDVADFVNANSDDIKFNDRFLKKSALPETLADTIFNKEIGFIYGPYKEGNYYKLSKLVGRTTLPDSAKTRHILIPFVGAARAPEDARTKEEAVAFADSLLAVLKSDKSKFSQFVTDYSSDQGSVENEGRYDWFAYDRMVPEFRDFAFEGKTGDLGVVETTYGLHIMEVEGQKGSSDMVKVATIARKIEPSEETNDKIFRDASTFEVALENQNFAEVAKASNYDVRPMTAKELDESIPGIGNQRQIVRWAFEEGTDVGDYKRFPVSGGIVIAQLTSKSEAGLMSVEDASVTALPEIRKNKKAKMIMDRVNASTLEDFAKSENQNVRSSSAINMKNPTIAGAGKEPMVVGTAFGLEEGQTSGLIKGNTGVFMVQTTKKTPAVELENYQPFANQVSTQKLTSVQSRLYNALKDTAEIEDNRAKTVQ